A part of Chlamydia ibidis 10-1398/6 genomic DNA contains:
- the rpsD gene encoding 30S ribosomal protein S4, producing the protein MARYCGPKNRIARRFGANIFGRSRNPLLKKPHPPGQHGMQRKKKSDYGLQLEEKQKLKACYGMILEKQIVKAFKEVVTKKGSVTKMFLERFECRLDNMVYRMGFAKTIFAAQQLVSHGHVLVNGKKVDRRSFFLRPGMQVSLKEKSRKLQSVQEALENKDESSLPSYISLDKAGFKGELLTSPEQDQIEAQLPLPVNVSVICEFLSHRT; encoded by the coding sequence ATGGCTCGATATTGTGGCCCTAAAAATAGAATAGCAAGGCGTTTTGGCGCGAACATCTTTGGAAGAAGTCGGAATCCTCTGCTGAAGAAGCCTCATCCTCCAGGCCAACACGGTATGCAGAGAAAGAAAAAGTCTGACTACGGCCTGCAGCTTGAAGAGAAACAAAAGTTGAAAGCTTGCTACGGCATGATTTTGGAGAAACAAATCGTTAAGGCGTTCAAAGAAGTTGTTACCAAAAAGGGCAGCGTTACTAAAATGTTCTTGGAGAGATTTGAGTGCCGTCTGGACAACATGGTGTACCGCATGGGTTTCGCTAAGACGATCTTTGCAGCTCAGCAATTAGTTTCCCATGGACACGTTTTGGTTAATGGAAAGAAAGTGGACAGAAGATCTTTCTTCCTGCGCCCTGGTATGCAAGTCTCTTTGAAAGAAAAATCTAGAAAGCTGCAGTCGGTCCAAGAGGCTTTGGAGAATAAGGATGAGAGTTCTTTGCCTTCCTACATATCCTTAGATAAAGCCGGATTTAAAGGAGAGTTGCTAACGTCTCCTGAACAAGATCAGATCGAGGCTCAGCTTCCTCTTCCAGTAAACGTTTCTGTTATTTGTGAGTTTTTATCCCACAGAACGTAG
- a CDS encoding deoxyribonuclease IV, which produces MQILNPPSVPLIGAHTSTAGGLQNALYEGYNIGASTVQIFTANQRQWRRRPLTDSTVASFKTALEETSLSHIMSHAGYLINPGAPNPEILEKSRICIHQEIQDCISLGITFVNFHPGAAIKSSKEECLDKIISSFALTQSLFEDSPPLMVLFETTAGQGSLVGSKFEELDYLIQGLKEKIPVGICLDTCHIFAAGYDISSKEGWKQVLKQFDDIIGLSYLRAIHLNDSIFPLGKNKDRHAPLGEGYIGMESFEFLMTNEHTRLIPKYLETPGGPDLWTKEIQNLCKLTK; this is translated from the coding sequence ATGCAGATACTTAACCCTCCGTCCGTTCCTTTAATAGGTGCTCACACATCAACCGCAGGAGGCCTGCAAAATGCTTTGTATGAGGGTTACAATATCGGAGCTTCTACTGTCCAAATCTTCACAGCAAACCAAAGACAATGGCGACGACGTCCCTTAACCGACTCTACCGTTGCTTCCTTCAAAACGGCTCTGGAAGAAACTTCTTTATCTCACATTATGAGTCATGCAGGTTATTTGATTAACCCGGGGGCTCCCAATCCCGAGATCCTAGAGAAAAGTCGTATTTGCATTCATCAAGAAATCCAAGATTGTATATCTTTAGGCATAACGTTTGTTAATTTCCATCCCGGCGCAGCTATAAAATCTTCCAAAGAAGAATGTCTTGATAAAATTATATCCAGTTTTGCTTTAACCCAATCCTTATTCGAAGATTCTCCTCCTCTTATGGTTCTATTTGAAACTACTGCCGGACAAGGATCTCTGGTAGGCAGCAAGTTCGAAGAACTCGATTATCTCATACAAGGTTTGAAAGAAAAAATTCCTGTAGGTATTTGTCTAGACACATGCCATATTTTCGCCGCAGGATATGATATTAGCTCTAAAGAAGGTTGGAAGCAAGTGCTTAAACAGTTTGATGACATTATAGGTCTCTCCTATTTACGAGCTATACACCTTAATGACTCCATTTTTCCCTTAGGGAAAAACAAAGATCGTCATGCTCCTCTTGGCGAAGGATATATAGGTATGGAAAGCTTTGAATTTCTCATGACTAATGAACATACCCGTCTAATTCCGAAGTACCTAGAAACTCCGGGAGGCCCAGACCTGTGGACAAAAGAAATTCAGAACTTGTGTAAGCTCACGAAATAG
- a CDS encoding lipid II flippase MurJ: MNQKDNQGLVANSLFNLLSGTFFSRFTGMLREIVMATYFGADPLVAAFWLAFRTIFFLRKILGGPILGLAFIPHFEFLRAQDPNRAAFFFRSFSKFFCYNACIFTFVIEIGLAIWMHYAKGGVVDALQLTMILLPSGIFLMMYTVNSTLLHCEKKFLSVGLAPSIVNILWIATVFLGRNSDSRARIIVLCIVLVIGFIFEWLATVPGVKSFLGVATTRPKEHDSIKALIAPLSLGLLSMGVYQINLLCDMCLARYINDVGPLYLMYSIRIQQLPVHLFGLGVFTVLLPAISRCVQQEDHKQGYDLMKFALNLTVSVMVIMTSGLLLLALPGVRLLYEHGLFPTTAVHAIVEVLRGYSSSIIPMALAPLVSVLFYARRHYTIPLVIGMVSAVANIFLNILFGCWIVKNVSGLAYATSIVSWGQLYLLWLYAGKHHPTYRGLMWITFKRSIKVVATTALAFAVTLGVNVVTHTTYIIFLNPFTSLSWSLSSFTAQSAAFFSESGIFLAFLFGFAKLLRVEDLVNLTSFQYWRGHRDFLHSSQFMQE, translated from the coding sequence ATGAATCAAAAAGACAATCAGGGGTTAGTCGCCAATTCTCTTTTTAACTTATTATCAGGGACTTTTTTTAGCCGTTTTACGGGTATGTTACGTGAAATCGTTATGGCTACTTATTTCGGTGCCGATCCCTTAGTAGCGGCTTTCTGGTTGGCATTTCGAACGATTTTCTTTTTGAGAAAGATTCTTGGTGGGCCAATTCTTGGCTTAGCTTTTATTCCACATTTCGAATTTTTACGCGCGCAAGATCCTAATCGTGCTGCCTTCTTTTTCCGGAGCTTCTCTAAATTCTTTTGTTACAATGCATGCATCTTTACTTTTGTGATAGAAATCGGCTTAGCAATTTGGATGCACTATGCGAAAGGTGGCGTGGTCGATGCCTTGCAGTTGACCATGATCCTATTGCCTTCAGGTATTTTTCTTATGATGTATACTGTAAATTCTACGTTATTACATTGTGAGAAGAAATTCTTGAGCGTAGGCCTTGCTCCATCGATAGTAAATATTTTATGGATTGCCACAGTCTTTTTAGGCCGTAATAGCGATTCTCGAGCGCGTATCATCGTTCTTTGTATCGTATTAGTCATAGGATTTATTTTCGAATGGCTAGCAACTGTCCCTGGAGTCAAAAGTTTTCTGGGGGTCGCCACAACACGACCTAAGGAACATGATAGTATCAAAGCTCTTATTGCCCCATTATCCTTAGGGCTACTATCTATGGGTGTGTATCAGATCAATCTTCTTTGCGATATGTGTCTTGCTAGGTACATTAACGATGTAGGTCCTTTATATCTCATGTATTCGATCAGAATACAGCAGCTGCCTGTTCATCTGTTTGGATTAGGTGTGTTTACAGTGCTACTCCCAGCAATTTCACGTTGTGTGCAACAAGAAGACCATAAGCAAGGTTATGATCTAATGAAGTTTGCTCTTAACTTAACGGTGTCTGTAATGGTCATTATGACATCGGGACTTTTGCTTTTGGCCCTACCTGGTGTACGTCTGTTATATGAACATGGACTTTTCCCAACAACAGCCGTACATGCTATTGTTGAGGTTTTACGTGGTTATAGTAGTAGTATTATTCCTATGGCATTAGCGCCGTTGGTATCCGTCTTATTTTATGCCCGTCGACATTATACTATTCCCTTAGTTATTGGAATGGTGTCCGCAGTTGCTAACATCTTTCTCAATATACTGTTTGGTTGTTGGATAGTAAAAAACGTATCTGGTTTGGCCTATGCCACCTCAATAGTGTCCTGGGGACAACTTTATCTTCTTTGGCTATATGCTGGAAAACATCACCCAACATATCGTGGATTGATGTGGATTACTTTTAAAAGGTCGATAAAAGTCGTAGCTACCACGGCTTTAGCATTTGCAGTGACTCTAGGTGTTAATGTTGTCACACATACTACGTACATAATCTTTTTAAATCCTTTTACTTCTCTTTCTTGGTCTTTATCGTCATTCACAGCACAAAGTGCGGCTTTTTTCTCAGAAAGCGGCATTTTCTTGGCTTTTTTGTTTGGTTTTGCAAAACTGCTTCGGGTAGAAGATCTTGTAAATTTAACCTCCTTCCAATATTGGAGAGGACATCGCGACTTTTTGCATAGCTCACAATTCATGCAAGAGTAA